AAAGTAATCGATGTCTTGATCCGATAAGCCTTGTTCATAATAATGCTCACGAATATTTTGCTTCACTTTTGGTTGGTGCTTCGTTTGGGTAAAGTGTGCTTGTGACAAATTTCCTGTAATTAAACTTAAGAATAAGGAAAATACGACACTCATTGCCGTTCCGATTAAGATCATAATTGCTAGGGTCATGATTCCTGAGAAAAATCTATCGGGTCCATAATACATATAGCCCATGTTCTGGTTTATCGTTATACCAAAAAAGATGGTTAAGATAATACCTATATAATAAAAGAAACGCATAGCTGGGTGGTCGGTAATTTTTGTCGCTTGGTGAAACAAAAGACTTAACCACCACAAACCTAAAGTAACAAATATGGCAACGAGTAATAAATCAAATATACCTGTTGAAAAGAAAATATTAATGGCTAATGAAATAATCATAGCAATCGCATAGTATTTTACCGTGTTTTGAAAATAATTCCGATTACGATCATACACTGAAGCAAATTTCGGCGCTTTTTTCGCTTGCGTCAGATTGTATAAGGGTATACCTATGATTAAAATGAGTTGAATGAAAATGGCGAAAATTGAAAAATCAGTATGTAAGTACATTTTTAATGCCTCCTTAATTATTTTACACTATAATTGTAGCATAGACTTTTTTGATGATTATCGGACTTGAGGCTTATCTTCTATTCATGTTTTATGATATATCATTAAGTTTACTATGATTAGAAGGGATTTTAATAATGAAAGTATCTAATGATGAAGTTGGTTTTTTAAAGGATGATAAACTGCGTGCGACTGAATTAGTATTTGATGGAAAAATAATTCAAGTTTATAAAAATCAATTAGAAATAGAAGCAGGCTTAGTTGTAGAAAGAGAATTAATCCACCATCAACCGGCTGCAGCCGTATTAGCTATAACCAATGAAGCAAAAGTTATTCTAGTTAAGCAATATCGGCCGGCAGTAGCCCAAGCAATATTTGAGATACCGGCAGGATTATTAGATCGAATGGATCAAAACTTTGAGGAAGCTCTTGTTGG
This window of the Fundicoccus culcitae genome carries:
- a CDS encoding 5-bromo-4-chloroindolyl phosphate hydrolysis family protein; the protein is MYLHTDFSIFAIFIQLILIIGIPLYNLTQAKKAPKFASVYDRNRNYFQNTVKYYAIAMIISLAINIFFSTGIFDLLLVAIFVTLGLWWLSLLFHQATKITDHPAMRFFYYIGIILTIFFGITINQNMGYMYYGPDRFFSGIMTLAIMILIGTAMSVVFSLFLSLITGNLSQAHFTQTKHQPKVKQNIREHYYEQGLSDQDIDYFREQMAPAKEQIEHINEIFGQTAKLRAIEVRHNTNKVLQSFFKDIVEEPQRIAQASTFLYKYLPSLEDLILKYNEINSHVAKNKQTYIILDRSAQIIDELCQQISEEYVLFHQDTYNDLDDEIKYVEKNLRHSHTSTYEESDDLVDDLIKDNGYHSNEDLIDDFFNETESTTPNNKEEY
- a CDS encoding NUDIX hydrolase; protein product: MKVSNDEVGFLKDDKLRATELVFDGKIIQVYKNQLEIEAGLVVERELIHHQPAAAVLAITNEAKVILVKQYRPAVAQAIFEIPAGLLDRMDQNFEEALVGAKRELEEETGYRANKWQALQTFYLSPGYLNEEITLFIATDLYLAPNPLAQDEDERIEIFYFSKDEIKNLLMKGKIVDLKTLFALQYWVNRED